In one Candidatus Omnitrophota bacterium genomic region, the following are encoded:
- the lpxA gene encoding acyl-ACP--UDP-N-acetylglucosamine O-acyltransferase, which produces MIHKTAIISEKAKLGKNISVGAYAIITDNVAIGDNSKIGAHCLIDGNTTMGKDCQIYTGAVVGSAPQDLKYKGEHSFLEIGDNNIIREYCTLNPGTSDGGKTIIGNNNLLMAYSHVAHDCQVGNNCIFANNATLAGHVTVEDKAVIGGLVAVHQFVRVGMLSIIGGCSKVVQDIPPFSTCDGHPAKVYGLNLIGLRRHGIKKEAIDSLDKAFRFVFNSGISPKHAVEKIKQEITLNDELSYLLNFILSSERGLSRSCRFRSND; this is translated from the coding sequence ATGATACATAAAACAGCGATAATTTCTGAGAAAGCCAAGTTAGGCAAGAATATTTCTGTGGGGGCGTATGCGATTATCACTGATAATGTGGCAATAGGCGATAATTCTAAGATCGGCGCGCACTGCCTGATTGACGGGAATACCACTATGGGCAAAGATTGCCAGATTTACACAGGCGCAGTAGTGGGAAGCGCACCGCAAGATCTAAAATATAAGGGAGAACATAGTTTTCTTGAAATAGGCGATAACAATATTATCCGCGAGTATTGCACGCTTAATCCCGGGACATCCGACGGTGGTAAAACCATTATTGGCAATAATAATTTATTGATGGCTTATTCGCATGTGGCTCATGATTGCCAGGTAGGAAATAATTGTATTTTTGCCAACAATGCTACTTTAGCAGGGCATGTAACCGTAGAAGACAAAGCTGTTATCGGGGGACTTGTGGCGGTTCATCAGTTTGTGCGCGTAGGCATGCTTTCTATCATTGGCGGTTGTTCTAAAGTGGTTCAGGATATCCCGCCATTTTCTACTTGCGACGGGCATCCGGCTAAAGTTTACGGGCTTAATTTAATTGGCCTAAGGCGCCACGGGATCAAGAAAGAAGCGATTGATAGTTTGGATAAGGCCTTTCGTTTTGTTTTTAATTCTGGCATTTCACCAAAGCACGCGGTAGAAAAAATCAAACAGGAAATTACCCTTAATGATGAGCTAAGCTATCTTTTGAATTTTATCCTTAGTTCTGAAAGGGGATTAAGCCGTTCCTGCCGTTTTAGATCAAACGATTAA
- the lpxI gene encoding UDP-2,3-diacylglucosamine diphosphatase LpxI (LpxI, functionally equivalent to LpxH, replaces it in LPS biosynthesis in a minority of bacteria.) — protein MEKIGIIAGNRKFPLLFAKEAKKKGLGTVAIAIKGDTCRSISRLVDKVYWLDLSRFSRMFDIFKSEEVTKVVMAGQISPWRLFSKEVNNDPALSALLQDLKDRRADTIFAAIASKLEEHGITLISSTLFLEDYMPKKGQLTKNAPGFDTWEDVYFGFALAKEIALLDIGQAVAVKNKAIVAVEALEGTDNLIRRAGIVGGRKTVIVKVSKPCQDLRFDVPVVGLNTIKTMIHAGCSCLAFEAGKTLFIDPEQSILLAQRNDISIVSV, from the coding sequence ATGGAAAAAATAGGAATAATCGCCGGTAACCGTAAATTCCCATTGCTTTTTGCTAAAGAAGCAAAGAAAAAAGGTTTGGGAACAGTGGCCATCGCCATAAAAGGCGATACCTGCCGCAGTATATCGCGCCTGGTGGACAAAGTTTACTGGTTAGATTTAAGCCGGTTCTCCAGGATGTTTGATATATTTAAGTCCGAAGAAGTTACAAAGGTGGTTATGGCCGGGCAAATAAGCCCATGGAGGCTTTTTAGTAAAGAAGTAAATAATGACCCGGCCTTATCGGCTTTGTTGCAGGATTTAAAAGACAGGCGCGCGGATACAATATTCGCAGCGATTGCCTCGAAATTAGAAGAGCACGGGATAACGCTTATTAGCTCTACATTGTTTTTAGAAGATTATATGCCCAAGAAGGGGCAGCTTACTAAGAATGCCCCTGGCTTTGATACTTGGGAGGATGTGTATTTTGGATTCGCGCTTGCCAAAGAGATCGCGCTTTTGGATATAGGGCAGGCTGTGGCAGTCAAAAATAAGGCCATCGTAGCGGTTGAGGCGTTGGAAGGGACAGACAATTTGATCCGCCGCGCAGGCATTGTGGGCGGGCGTAAAACCGTGATTGTAAAAGTAAGTAAGCCTTGCCAGGATTTGCGCTTTGACGTTCCGGTTGTGGGTTTAAATACTATTAAAACTATGATTCACGCGGGCTGTTCTTGCCTTGCTTTTGAGGCAGGGAAAACCCTTTTTATCGACCCAGAACAGAGCATTCTTTTGGCGCAAAGAAACGACATCTCAATAGTAAGCGTATAG